The following are from one region of the Salvia hispanica cultivar TCC Black 2014 chromosome 1, UniMelb_Shisp_WGS_1.0, whole genome shotgun sequence genome:
- the LOC125190615 gene encoding probable E3 ubiquitin-protein ligase ARI5: MNQFHHIRGGDWAESSRTNAAAFPKPYKILTETDIKNLQESDISSVSAALSVPRGVACSLLFSNNWDLHSACDKWLSAAVNLPPQASTSKHVICNICFDKFQPSKMASAGCGHLFCLKCWSSYIGNSINDGAACLMLQCPEPNCRADVTSDMVGRFASDSEIEKCPAAGCDLAIEFEFGWSTIHDVVCFCSHTFCFLCAAESHRPVSCKVAAEWLKTKKSEAKSAKWIVSNTKPCPKCHRPIQKTQGCDHMTCGAPCLFYFCWNCLSPMKNHGDTCDRYTAEEKGKMKMPASGAGRYAHHRERWEFYENSGKAALGDLERARWRCGGGKMGFVAAAWEQIVECRRVLKWSYAFGYHVAEGELLEYLRGEAEAAVERLQRCAEEEMGDEGVYVDEEKFGLFEVKLLDLTRVTRKCIDDLVVASENFFTEVGSSKTSKRQRSTETRFEHENSKRHRYSESSDSDSSDSDPESSDSDSSGSGSDSESSESESSDSESESSDISSEDEKSRRYDSSSGRYGESKKRKYSTSEHEKSRRHNSSTRRYMESRRHKFLFNRLKSRIHNTSSTQKTGESSKYKKSRR, from the exons ATGAATCAATTCCACCACATCCGCGGCGGCGATTGGGCGGAGAGCAGCCGCACCAACGCCGCCGCCTTCCCAAAACCCTACAAAATCCTAACCGAAACCGACATAAAAAACCTCCAAGAAAGCGACATCTCCTCCGTCTCCGCCGCCCTCTCCGTCCCCAGAGGCGTCGCCTGCTCCCTCCTCTTCAGCAACAACTGGGACCTCCACTCCGCCTGCGACAAATGGCTCTCCGCCGCCGTGAATCTGCCGCCGCAAGCATCGACGTCGAAACACGTGATTTGCAACATCTGCTTCGATAAATTTCAACCCTCTAAAATGGCCTCCGCCGGCTGCGGCCATCTCTTCTGCTTAAAGTGCTGGAGTAGCTATATTGGTAATTCGATCAATGATGGCGCCGCTTGCTTGATGCTCCAATGCCCGGAGCCTAACTGCAGAGCGGACGTGACATCCGACATGGTTGGGAGATTTGCATCGGATTCTGAAATTGAAAA GTGCCCGGCCGCGGGGTGCGACCTAGCAATCGAATTCGAATTCGGCTGGAGCACGATCCACGACGTCGTCTGCTTCTGCTCGCACACCTTCTGCTTCCTCTGCGCGGCCGAGAGCCACCGCCCCGTGTCGTGCAAGGTGGCAGCAGAGTGGCTGAAGACGAAGAAATCCGAGGCGAAGAGCGCCAAGTGGATCGTCTCCAACACGAAGCCATGCCCCAAATGCCACCGCCCGATCCAGAAAACCCAAGGCTGCGACCACATGACGTGCGGAGCTCCGTGCTTGTTCTACTTCTGCTGGAACTGCCTCTCCCCGATGAAAAACCACGGCGACACCTGCGATCGGTACACGGCCGAGGAGAAGGGGAAGATGAAGATGCCGGCTAGCGGCGCGGGCAGATACGCTCACCACCGCGAGAGGTGGGAGTTTTACGAGAATTCGGGGAAGGCGGCGTTGGGGGATTTGGAGCGGGCGAGGTGGCGGTGCGGCGGCGGCAAAATGGGGTTTGTGGCGGCGGCGTGGGAGCAGATTGTGGAGTGCCGGCGCGTGCTCAAGTGGAGCTACGCGTTTGGGTATCACGTGGCGGAGGGGGAGCTGTTGGAGTATTTGCGGGgggaggcggaggcggcggtggAGAGGCTGCAGCGGTGCGCGGAGGAGGAGATGGGGGATGAAGGGGTTTATGTTGATGAGGAGAAGTTTGGGTTGTTTGAGGTTAAGCTTTTGGATCTAACACGTGTTACGAGGAAGTGTATCGATGATTTGGTTGTGGCGTCCGAGAACTTTTTTACTGAAGTTGGGAGCTCGAAGACGAGCAAGCGCCAGAGAAGCACTGAGACAAGGTTTGAGCATGAGAACTCAAAGAGGCATAGGTACTCTGAATCCTCTGACTCTGATTCCTCCGACTCTGACCCTGAATCCTCTGACTCTGATTCCTCAGGCTCTGGCTCCGACTCTGAATCCTCTGAATCTGAATCCTCTGACTCTGAATCTGAATCCTCTGACATCTCATCAGAGGATGAGAAGTCGAGGAGGTATGACTCCTCCTCAGGGAGGTATGGGGAGTCGAAGAAGCGCAAGTATTCCACCTCCGAGCATGAGAAATCGAGGAGGCATAACTCCTCCACAAGGAGGTATATGGAGTCGAGGAGGCATAAGTTCCTCTTCAATCGTTTGAAGTCGAGGATACATAACACCTCCTCGACCCAAAAGACCGGAGAAAGCTCCAAATATAAGAAATCAAGGAGGTAG